From Nitrospinota bacterium, a single genomic window includes:
- a CDS encoding ABC transporter substrate-binding protein yields the protein MNRKDYVLLALEWFVNPDHLPIFAAKEKGFFEEQGIDISTVVPTTAEESLKLVGLDKADFGVGEQSNLILNRSKGLPLISVGPLLEHTVVVFMYLENSGISKVKDLKGKRIGWPGIDIDVPFIEAVTEHEGLKKEDYTLVSVGFHLTDALLSKEVDAVFGAFQNFEKVEAELKGASIGLFQIPEYGVPDMYQLIFFTNEKKAKENPDLCKRFMSAIKKGMEVTIKNPEEALKSYYRLNPGLESELSKKTFEATLPFFARSMTQSKERWMSVQDFLYERGVIEKKTAIEGLFTNQFV from the coding sequence ATGAACAGAAAGGATTATGTCCTCTTAGCTCTTGAATGGTTTGTCAATCCTGACCATCTCCCCATTTTTGCGGCCAAAGAAAAGGGCTTTTTCGAAGAGCAGGGAATCGATATCTCTACTGTTGTTCCGACAACGGCTGAAGAATCTCTAAAACTCGTTGGTCTGGATAAGGCCGATTTTGGAGTCGGAGAGCAATCAAACCTCATCCTGAACAGATCCAAAGGGCTTCCTTTAATATCTGTTGGCCCACTCCTTGAACATACGGTTGTGGTTTTCATGTACCTAGAGAACAGCGGAATATCCAAGGTTAAAGATTTAAAGGGGAAAAGAATAGGGTGGCCAGGAATCGATATAGATGTCCCTTTTATTGAGGCAGTAACAGAACACGAAGGCTTAAAAAAGGAAGATTATACACTAGTAAGCGTTGGTTTTCATCTTACTGATGCCCTTCTCTCAAAAGAGGTAGATGCAGTATTCGGAGCATTTCAAAACTTTGAAAAGGTAGAAGCAGAGCTTAAAGGAGCAAGTATCGGCCTTTTCCAAATCCCTGAATATGGCGTACCTGATATGTATCAATTAATCTTTTTCACAAATGAAAAAAAGGCAAAAGAGAATCCTGATCTCTGCAAAAGATTCATGAGCGCCATAAAAAAAGGGATGGAAGTGACCATCAAAAACCCAGAAGAAGCCTTAAAAAGCTATTATCGATTAAATCCAGGCCTTGAATCAGAACTAAGCAAAAAGACCTTTGAAGCCACCCTGCCCTTTTTCGCAAGGTCAATGACTCAATCAAAAGAAAGATGGATGAGCGTTCAGGACTTTTTGTATGAGAGAGGCGTGATTGAGAAAAAGACAGCTATTGAAGGCCTCTTTACCAACCAATTTGTT
- a CDS encoding MBL fold metallo-hydrolase produces MKIKFEGAAKTVTGSRHLIEANGYRILLDCGMFQGKRKEAFELNRQCFCDGEMPDVIVLSHAHIDHSGNIPCLTKKGFQGDIICTAGTRDLCAAMLMDSAHIQERDVEFVNRRRIKQGKNPFEPLYMKEDVVKAMECFVSINYNRRRQILPGVALTFVDAGHMLGSTHVILDIEDKHSGQNTRVVFSGDIGRPDIPIIRDPQPITEGTDILIMESTYGNRLLPPYPETEKELKRIIRETFKRGGTLLIPSFAVGRTQQLVYALHKLYNNKEIPPFPIYVDSPLATSVTDIFRLHPETYDKEMREFLLNDKNHNPFGFTTMHYTQTVEESKELNTLKGPAIIMSASGMMESGRILHHLRNRIMDSRNTILITGWQAPNTLGRRIVERQSIVKIFGEEYP; encoded by the coding sequence ATGAAGATAAAATTTGAAGGTGCAGCCAAGACAGTAACCGGTTCAAGGCATCTTATTGAAGCAAACGGATATCGAATACTCCTTGATTGCGGAATGTTTCAGGGCAAAAGAAAAGAAGCCTTTGAACTCAATCGTCAATGTTTTTGTGATGGTGAAATGCCGGATGTTATTGTCCTTTCCCATGCGCATATTGACCACTCAGGGAACATACCCTGTTTGACAAAGAAAGGATTTCAGGGTGATATTATCTGTACTGCAGGCACACGAGATTTATGTGCGGCAATGCTCATGGACAGTGCGCACATCCAAGAGCGCGACGTTGAGTTTGTTAACCGCAGGCGTATTAAACAGGGGAAAAATCCCTTTGAGCCCCTCTATATGAAGGAGGATGTGGTAAAAGCCATGGAATGCTTTGTTAGCATAAACTACAATCGCAGACGCCAGATTCTGCCAGGTGTAGCCCTTACCTTTGTCGATGCCGGACATATGCTTGGCAGCACCCATGTTATTTTGGATATAGAAGATAAACATTCAGGGCAAAATACACGCGTGGTTTTCAGCGGCGATATCGGACGGCCCGATATTCCTATCATTCGTGACCCCCAACCCATAACTGAAGGAACAGATATCCTGATTATGGAATCGACTTATGGTAACCGCTTGCTGCCGCCATATCCTGAAACTGAAAAAGAGCTGAAACGGATTATCAGGGAAACGTTTAAACGAGGCGGGACATTACTTATCCCTTCTTTTGCCGTGGGTCGGACACAACAGCTTGTCTATGCCCTGCATAAGCTCTATAACAATAAGGAAATTCCTCCCTTTCCGATCTATGTCGATAGCCCATTAGCAACCAGTGTGACCGATATTTTCCGTCTTCATCCTGAAACCTATGATAAGGAAATGCGCGAATTTCTGTTAAACGATAAAAATCATAACCCGTTTGGCTTCACCACCATGCATTACACGCAAACAGTGGAGGAGTCAAAAGAACTCAACACACTGAAGGGACCCGCGATTATCATGAGTGCCAGCGGAATGATGGAAAGCGGCCGCATTCTACACCATCTAAGAAACCGGATCATGGATTCAAGAAACACGATTCTTATAACCGGCTGGCAGGCCCCAAATACTCTGGGGCGTCGCATCGTAGAGCGACAATCAATAGTAAAGATTTTTGGTGAGGAATATCCA